Proteins from one Cryptomeria japonica chromosome 4, Sugi_1.0, whole genome shotgun sequence genomic window:
- the LOC131063541 gene encoding late embryogenesis abundant protein 2 produces the protein MSARDNASDAADRAKSYGQEKSGQAQQHAQGVKESAQQKAGEAKEKASETTQQTKEKAGGTAEMAKEKASQASQTAAEKARQAKEQTGTIFQQAGEKVKGVVQGAAETVKKPFSGGNNEDQQ, from the exons atgTCGGCTAGGGACAATGCCTCTGATGCTGCTGATCGTGCAAAGTCTTATGGGCAGGAGAAGAGCGGCCAAGCTCAACAACATGCCCAA GGTGTGAAGGAGAGTGCTCAACAGAAGGCAGGTGAGGCGAAGGAAAAGGCTTCAGAGACCACCCAGCAGACGAAGGAGAAAGCAGGAGGAACTGCTGAAATGGCTAAGGAGAAGGCTTCTCAAGCCTCCCAGACTGCTGCTGAAAAGGCTCGGCAGGCCAAGGAACAAACTGGTACTATATTCCAGCAG GCTGGGGAGAAGGTTAAAGGAGTGGTGCAGGGAGCAGCAGAGACTGTAAAGAAACCCTTCTCTGGAGGCAATAATGAGGACCAGCAGTAG